GGCGGCGCAAGCCAGCGGGTTACCGCCATAGGTGCCGCCGAGGCCGCCTGCTTCCGGCGCATCCATGTATTTCGCGCGGCCAAGTACGCCCGACAGCGGGAAGCCCCCGGCCAGCGATTTCGCCATCGTTACCAGATCGGGTTCGACGCCGGAATGTTCGATGCCGAACAGTTTGCCGGTGCGGGCGAAGCCGGCCTGGACTTCATCCGAAATCAGCAGAATACCGTGTTCGTCGCACAGGGCGCGCAGGGCCTGCAAGAGTTCGGTCGGGGCGATCAGGAAACCGCCTTCGCCCTGTACGGGTTCGAGGACGATGGCGGCGATGCGGTCCGGCCCAATGTCCGCCGCAAACAGGAAGCGTAGGGCTTTCAGCGATTCTTCTACCGTCACGCCATTCTGCGGCGCGGGGAAGGGAACGTGGAACACATCGCCCGGCAGGCTGCCGAAGTGGCGCTTATAGGGCAGCACCTTGCCGGTCATCGCCATCGTCATCAGCGTGCGCCCGTGGAACCCGCCGGTGAAGCAGACGACGCCGGGGCGGCCCGTGGCGGCCCGGGCGATCTTCACGGCGTTTTCCAGCGCTTCCGCCCCGGTGGTGAAGAAGGCGGTTTTGGCGGGGCCGGAGAAGGGGGCGCGGGCGTTCAGTTTTTCCGCCAATTCCACGTAAGGCTCGTAGGCCATGACCTGGAAGGCGGTATGGGTGAAGCGTTCCGACTGGGCGGCAACGGCGGCCATCACGCGCGGGTGGCGGTGGCCCGTGTTCAGCACGGCGATGCCGCCGCCGAAATCGACGTAGCGGTTGCCCTCGACGTCCCAGATTTCGGCATTGTCGGCGCGGTCGGCAAAAACCGGGGTGGCGACGGCAATGCCGCGCGGAACAGCGGCGAGGCGACGGGCGAGAAGCGCAGCATTCGTGGTCATGGCGTCAGTCTCCAGGAAGCAATCTTACGGTTAAACGGGGGCGGCAGCCTTCATCCGGGCGGCGGTGCGGCGGCGGAGCAGCAGCACGAGCGCGGCGAGGAGCAGGGTGCCGAGGATGAAGAGGAAGGCGGCGGCGGCAATCGCTGGGCTAATGTTTTCGCGGATGGTGGAGAACATCTGGCGGGCCAGCGTGCGCTGGTTCGGCCCGGCGACGAAAAGGGTCAGCACCACTTCGTCGAGCGAGGTGGCGAAGGCGAGCACAGCGCCCGATACGACGCCGGGCGCCGCCAGCGGCAGGGTCACCCTCCAGAAAACCGTGACGGGCGGGGCGCCGAGGCTGAGGGCCGCCCGCTCCACGCGCGGGTCGATCCCGGCCAAGGCGCCGCTGACGCTGACCAGCACGAAGGGCACCGCGACGACGGTATGGGCGACGATCACCCCGAGATAGGTGTTCGAAATCCCCAACCGGGCGAAGAGCAACTGCATCCCCACCCCGAGCACGACGGCGGGCACCACCATCGGCAACAGGAAGAGCGTGCGGAACACCCCCGCCAGCGGCAGTTTCCCCCGCAGCCCCAAGGCCGCCAGCGTGCCGAGCCCGGTCGAGAGGAGGGCGGTGCCGACGCTGATCAACAGCGTATTGCCAATCGACCGGCGCCAAGCGTCGGCGGTCAGCAACTCATCAAACCAGCGCAAGGACGCGCCGGGCAGCGGGTAGGTGAGGAAGACGGAGGACGTGAAGGCGAGCGGCATGATCGCCAGCAGCGGCGCCAGTAGGAAGAGGACCGCAAGGCCGCCGAAGGCCAGTTTCAGGGCGTTCAGCATGGCTTACCCCCGCGCCGTGCGGTCGGCGGACAGCCAACCATAGACGGCATAGAGCGCCAGCGTTGCCGTGAGCAGCACGAGGCCCAAGGCGGCGGCCATATTCCAATTGGCCGAACCGGTGGCGTAGAAGGCGATGACGGAGGAAATCATCTGATCTTTCGCGCCACCGATCAGCGCCGGGGTGATGTAGTAGCCGATGGCCGCCATGAAGACGAGCAACCCGCCCGACGCGACACCGCGCAGGCTGAGCGGCAATAGCACCCGCAGAAACGCCCGGATCGGCCCCGCGCCGAGGGAGGCTGCGGCGGGCATCAGGTTCTTCGGCACCGACAGCAGCACGCTGTAGATCGGCAGCACCATGAAGGGCAGCAGCACATGGGTCATGGCGATCACCACGCCCAGGCGGTTGAAGATCAGTTGCACCGGCCCGTCGATGAGATGCAGGGCGCGCAGCAGATCGTTCACCAAGCCTTGTTCCTGCAAGAGAATGTACCAGGCGGCGGTGCGGACCAGCAGGGAGGTCCAGAGCGGCAGCAGCACGGCGGCCAGGAGGGCTTGGCGCTTCCAACCGCTGACCGAGGCGGCGAGCATCGCGTAAGGAAGGCCGATGGCAAGGCACGCCAACGTCACCAGCCCGGCCACCCAGAAAGTCCGACCCAGAATGGCGCGATGGGCGGAACTATCGGCGGGCATCGCAGCCAGATCGCCGCTGGCGTCGCGGGTTAGGTCGAGGGCCGCCAGCATGTGCCGGTCGGTATAGGGGGCGGCGGCATCGGCGATGGCGCGCCAATAGGGCACTTCCCCCCAGCGCGGGTCGATCTCGGTCAGCACGACGGGGCCGTCGGCCTGCTCCAGCGCGCGGGTAGTTTTCATCATTAGGGTGCGAAAACCCGCTTGGGCGCTATTCAGCCGCCGCACCAGATCGCCCTGCGCCTGCTTATCGGTCAATTGCCGCAAGTCCTGAACCAGCGCGCCCTTCATCAACTCGGTCGGCGGCGACTGGCGGTCCCACGGGGCAATCGCCTGCACCGTCACGGGCAGGGTGCGGCCAATGACGTGATCGGAGACGGATTCTCCCAATACCTGCACCAGCGGCCAAACAAAAAAAGCCAGAAGGAACCCGAGCAGCGGCGCCAAGAGCGCCAAGGCGGTGAGATGGCGGGAAAGATCGGCCCGGTTCATGGCGTAATCACCCAGCAATCTTCGGGCGGGAAGACGGCGGTGACGGGCATATCGGTATTCCAATCGCCGTCGCGCCGGTCCGCCTTCACGACGAAATCGAAGGCCGCGCCGTCAAGCTGCACGCGCAGGTGATCGCCCTGATAAACGCTATCGAGAATCCGCGTGGGCAGCGCATTGCCGAGGCTAATGTCGCTGCCCGCGAGGCGGATGCGTTCCGGACGGACGGAGATCAGCACTGGTTGACCGGCCGTCAACCCGTCGTGGGCGGGAACGGTCAGCATCCCGCCGCGCGCAAGGCGTACCTGGGCCGTGGGGCCAGCAAGCGTTTCCACCGTACCGTCGAGCAAATTGGTCTCGCCGATGAATTCAGCGACGAAGCGTGTGGCCGGGCGGTCGTAAATATCGCGCGGGCTGCCGATCTGCTCGATCTTGCCGCGATTGAAGACGGCGATACGGTCCGACATGGTCAGCGCCTCGCCCTGATCGTGGGTCACGAAAACCACGGTCAGGTCCAAGCGTTTGTGCAGGGCGCGGATATCGAGCTGCATCTGTTCGCGCAACTGCTTGTCGAGCGCGCCCAAAGGCTCGTCCATCAGCACCACGGCGGGTTCGAAGACGAGGGCGCGGGCCAGGGCAACGCGCTGTTGCTGGCCGCCGGAAAGCTGCGCCGGGTGCCGGTCGCGCTGGGCGGAAAGCTGCACCATATCAAGCGCGCGGGTCACCCTCTCCTCCCGCTCTGCCTTGCCGACGCCACGCATTTGCAGCGGGAAGGCGATGTTTTCGGCGATACTCATATGCGGGAACAGGGCGTAGTTCTGGAAAACCACGCCCATATCGCGCTTATAGGGCGGCAGTCGGTCGATCCGGCGGCCGTCGAGCCAGACCGACCCGGCGGTGGGGGCTTCAAAGCCCGCGAGGATCATCAGCAAGGTCGTCTTGCCGGAGCCGGAGGGGCCGAGCAGGCTAACGAACTCGCCCTTGGCGATGTCGAGGCTTAGGTCATCGATGACGCGCACGGCGCCATACGCTTTGCTAACCGCGTCGAAGCGGATACTGGGTTTCATGGCGCGTCCTTCTCCCGCAGAAAAAAAGACCCCGCCGGGCGAACCCGGCGGGAGGGGGGAGGGAGAGGCTATTTCGCCAACCAGGCGTTGAACTGCTTGGTCAGGGCTTCGGAATTGTCGATCCAGAAGTCGGCATTCAGCGGAATGGCCTGCTTCAGGTTTTCCGCCGCCGTCGGCAGGTCGGCAACATACTCGACCGGCACCTGACGGCCCGCCTGGGTATTCGGCAGCCCATAGGCGATATACTGCGGCAGCTTCGACTGGTTTTCGGGCTTGCTGGCGAAGGCGATGAAATCCAGCGCGGCGGTTTTATTCTCGGCGCCTTTCAGGATTACCCAGCTATCGACAGCATAGATGCTGCCCGGCCAGACCACTTTGAACTTGCGGCCTTCCGCCCGGTTGATGCCGGTGATGCGGCCATTATAGGCGGAGGTCATGGCAACCTCGCCCGACGCCAGCAGTTGCAACGGCTGCGCGCCCGATTCCCACCAAACGATGTTCGGCTTCAGTTCATCGAGCTTTTTGAACGCGCGCGCCACGCCTTCCGGCTTGGCCAGCACGGCATAAACATCGGTCGGGGCGACGCCATCGGCCATCAGCGCGAATTCCAGCGTATATTTTGGGCCTTTGCGCAGGGCACGCTTGCCGGGGAATTTTTTCACATCCCAGAAATCGACCCAATTGGCCGGGCCATTGGCCATTTTGGCGCTATCGTAGGCAATGGCCGTGGACCAGACGATAGACCCGACCCCGCACTCGCTGACGGCGGAGGGTAGGAAATTGCCTTTACCGCCCACCTTGGTCCAGTCGATAGTTTCGAACAGCCCATCGGCGCAGCCCAGCACCAGTTCGTCGGCTTCGACCTGCACCACGTCCCAATTAGGGTTACCCGCCTTCACCTTGGCTTGCAGCACGCCGATACCGCCGTCCCAGGGTTCGTCCAGCACGGGCTTGCCGGTTTGCTTGGCGTAGGGTTCGAAGAAAATCTTGCGCTGGGCGTCCTGGAAATTCCCGCCCCAGGAGACGATGGTTAGATCACGCGCCAAGGCCCCGGCGCTCAGTGCACAGGTGGTCAGCATGGAGGCGGCAAGACAGCGCCAGACAGTCCCTTGTTTCATTCTTAGTCCTCACTCTGTTCGGTCGATTTCTGAAAATCCGCCGGAAGGGGCGGCGCGCCGGTGAGGAGATCGTCGGGCGCCTGCGGCCCCTGCCCCCTCTTGCGGGTGGCAAAAGGTCATCACAGCGCAGGGGGCGGTGCGAAGGTGTGCCGATCAGCTTTTGTGGTGTTAAAAAGACACCACAGAAAGCGCGTCACTGCGTTCCCTTGCCTTCGGGCGCCGGGACGCGCAGAGTGCCGGACGTTCGTTAAAGGTAAACCGCCGAACTAGGGGCGAAACATGCAGACGGTACGAGGCTGAGCGATCATGGCGCACGGACACGCGACGGACGGCAGCAAATCGGCTCTTTTCAAACTGGCCCTGGCGGCGGTGGGCGTCGTTTTCGGCGATATCGGCACCAGCCCGCTCTACACGCTGCGGGAATGTTTTACCGGTCACCACGCCTTACCGCTGACCGAAGATAATATCCTCGGTATTCTGTCGTTGATTATCTGGTCGATCACCTTCGTTGTGACGGTGAAATACGTCCTGTTTGTGATGCGCATCGATAACGAGGGGGAAGGGGGGGTGCTGGCGCTGCTGGCGCTCGCCCTCCGCTACGTCAAAAAGGCGCGCTATGGGGCGGGAACGCTCGTGGCCCTCGGGCTGTTCGGGGCGGCGCTGTTTTACGGCGATAGTGTTATTACCCCGGCCATCTCGGTTCTCTCGGCGATGGAGGGGCTGAAGGTCGCAACGCCGGTCTTTGATCCATTTATCGTGCCCTTTACGCTGCTGGTGATTACCGGCCTCTTCGCGATCCAGTCGCGCGGGACGGAGAAGGTTGGCACTTTCTTCGGCCCTATTGTCGCCCTCTGGTTCATTGCACTGGCGCTCGCCGGGATTTATCAGATCATCGGCAATCCGCGCGTGCTGCTGGCGATCAACCCGGCCTATGCGGTCAAATTCTTCATCCACCACGGCACTTACGGGTTCTTTACCTTGGGCGCTGTGGTGTTGGCGCTGACGGGGGCCGAGGCGCTCTATGCCGACATGGGGCACTTTGGGCGGAAGCCCATCGTGGCCGCATGGCTATGGTTCGTCATGCCGGCCCTGGTGCTGAACTACCTGGGACAAGGCGCGCTGCTGATGGATAATCCGGCGGCGCTGGAAAACCCCTTCTATCTCGCCTTCCCCGATTGGGCGCTTTACCCGATGGTACTGCTGGCGACCTGCGCGTCGGTCATCGCCAGTCAGGCCGTCATTTCCGGCGCTTTCTCCATCACCCGGGCGGCCATGCAGCTTGGCTATTCGCCGCGCATGGACGTGCGGCACACGTCTGAACAAGCCATTGGCCAGATCTATATTCCCCAGGTGAACTGGGCGCTGTACGCCATCGTCGTCGGTCTGGTGATCGCCTTCCACTCCTCCTCCAACCTTGCGGCGGCCTACGGCATCGCGGTAACGGGCACGATGGTGATCACGGCGGCGCTTTCCTATGCCATTGCTCGGCATAAATGGGCTTGGCCCCGCAGTCTGACGCTGGCAGTGGTCGTGCCGTTCCTGGTCGTCGATCTGGCCTTTCTGTCGGCAAATGCCTTGAAGATTGCCGATGGCGGCTGGTTCCCGCTGGTGATGGGCGGCATGCTGTTCGTGCTCATGACGACCTGGAAGCGCGGGCGCGAGATTGTCGCCGAACGGTTGCAGGAAGGTACCATCCCGCTGGCGTCCTTCTTCTCGCGCCAGTCCAGCAGCAAGACGCATCGGGTGGCAGGGACAGCGGTTTTCATGACCGCGAACAATCAGGTGGTGCCCTATGCCCTGCTGCATAACCTCAAACACAATAAGGTTCTGCACGACCGGGTGATCCTGCTGACGGTCAGCACCGAGAATGTGCCCTATGTGTCCGAGCGCGACCGACTGGTTTTGCAGCCGTTGGATCAAAATTTTTTTCGCATCCAGATTCGCTATGGTTTCGCTCAAGACCCGAACGTTCCTGCGGTGCTGCAACGCTGTAAGGAGTTCGGTCTGCCGATCAGCATGATGGAAACCAGCTTCTTCCTGTCGCGCGAAACGCTGATTTCCACCATTCGTCCGGGCATGGCTACCTGGCGGGAGCATTTGTTCATCAGCATGGCGAAGAATGCGGTCTCCGCGACTGACTTCTTCAAAATTCCGGCCAATCGCGTTGTTGAACTCGGCACGCAGATAGAGTTGTAATCAGCCCCCTCAGGTGTTCGAGACTAAGGGAGCGTCCCCGCCATGACCCGCGTTTTGCCTAATTCTTACCGGACCGGCCCCGATGCCGACGGCCATTTCGGGATTTTCGGCGGGCGCTATGTGGCGGAAACGCTGATGCCGCTCATTCTGTCGGTCGAGAAAGCCTATGCCGACGCGAAGGCCGATCCCGAGTTTAAGCGGCTGATGGACTATTATCTCGCCGATTATGTCGGTCGTCCCAGCCCGCTCTATTTCGCCGAACGGCTGACGGCAAAACTTGGCGGCGCGAAGATTTACTTCAAGCGCGACGAACTCAACCACACCGGCGCCCATAAGATTAATAACTGCCTCGGCCAAGTGCTGTTGGCGAAGCGGATGGGCCGCACCCGCATTATTGCCGAAACCGGCGCGGGCCAGCATGGCGTCGCCACGGCAGCGGTTTCGGCACTCTTCGGTCTGCCCTGCACGGTCTATATGGGCGCGGTCGATATCGAGCGGCAGCAGCCGAACGTCTTCCGCATGCGCCTGTTGGGGGCGGAGGTGAAGCCGGTCGAAAGCGGTTCCCGCACCCTTAAGGACGCGATGAACGAAGCCCTGCGCGATTGGGTGACGAACGTCGAAGATACGTTCTACGTCATCGGAACGGCGGCGGGGCCGCATCCCTATCCGGCGATGGTGCGCGATTTCCAGTCGGTCATCGGTATCGAAACCCGCGAGCAGATGATGGCCAAGGAAGGCCGCTTGCCGGATATGCTGATCGCGGCCATCGGCGGCGGCTCCAACGCCATCGGGCTGTTCCACCCCTTCCTCGACGATGCCGATGTGGCGATGATCGGCGTCGAAGCAGCCGGGCACGGGATTGAAACCGGCCAGCACGCGGCGTCGCTGACGGGCGGACGCCCCGGCGTGCTGCACGGCAATCGCACTTATCTATTGCAGGACGAAGACGGGCAAATCGCCGAAGCCCATTCGATTTCGGCGGGGCTGGATTATCCTGGCATCGGGCCGGAACATTCCTATCTGCACGATATTGGCCGCGTGCAGTACCATTCGGTCACGGATGCCGAGGCGCTGGACGCCTTCCAAATGCTCTCGAAGCTCGAAGGCATTATCCCGGCGCTGGAGCCGGCCCATGCGCTGGCGGAAGTGGTGAAAATCGCCCCGACCCTGCCGCGCGATAAGATCATCGTCATGAACCTCTGTGGTCGCGGCGATAAGGATATTTTCACCGTCGCCAAAGCCCTGGGAGTGAGCCTGTAATGAGCCGCCTCGACGCCACCTTCCAGCGCCTGAAGGCCGAAAACCGTGCCGGGCTGGTCACCTTCATCACCTCTGGCGATCCCGATTACGCGACCAGTCTTGCCTTACTGAAGGGCCTACCTGCGGCGGGCGCGGATATTATCGAACTCGGGATGGTCTTCACCGACCCGATGGCCGACGGCCCGGTGATTCAGCTTGCCAATCTGCGCGCGCTGGCGGCGGGGCAGACCCTGCGCAAGACCCTGGCGATGGTCGAAGATTTCCGTAAAACCGATACGGTCACGCCGATTGTGCTGATGGGCTATTACAATCCCATCCACGCGATGGGCGTCGAAACCTTCTTGGACCGCGCCAAGGCTGCGGGGGTCGATGGGTTGATCGTCGTCGATCTTCCGGCGGAAGAAGATGGCGAACTCTGCCTGCCCTCGGCCAAGGCCGGGGTGGATTTCGTCCGGCTGGTCACGCCGACGACCGACGCGCACCGGCTTGAAACGGTGATGAAGAACACGCAGGGTTTCGTCTATTACGTCTCGATCACCGGCATTACCGGGGCGGGATCGGCGACCGATCAGGCGATTTCGGCGGCGGTCGAGCGCCTGCGCGCCGCAACCGATTTGCCGATTGCCGTTGGCTTCGGCATTCGCTCCCCCGCCGCCGCCGCCGCCGTGGCGCGGGTCGCCGATGCGGCGGTGGTCGGCTCGGCCATCGTGCAACGCCTCGCCGATAGTCTGGTGGACGGTAAGGCAACGCCCGACAGCGTTGCGCAGACCCTGGCCCTGGTGCAAGACCTCGCCAACGGCGTTCGCACGGCCCGCAAGGAAACCGTGGCATGAGCGCGCTAACCCCGGCGGATTTCATGGGGCAGGCCATCGATCTCTCCGTCCGCCGGATGCGTGACGGGGCGGGCGGACCGTTCGGGGCGGTGATCGTTAAAGACGGTCAGGTGATTGCCGAGGGCTGGAATCAGGTCACTTCCACCA
The sequence above is drawn from the Elstera cyanobacteriorum genome and encodes:
- a CDS encoding ABC transporter substrate-binding protein, encoding MKQGTVWRCLAASMLTTCALSAGALARDLTIVSWGGNFQDAQRKIFFEPYAKQTGKPVLDEPWDGGIGVLQAKVKAGNPNWDVVQVEADELVLGCADGLFETIDWTKVGGKGNFLPSAVSECGVGSIVWSTAIAYDSAKMANGPANWVDFWDVKKFPGKRALRKGPKYTLEFALMADGVAPTDVYAVLAKPEGVARAFKKLDELKPNIVWWESGAQPLQLLASGEVAMTSAYNGRITGINRAEGRKFKVVWPGSIYAVDSWVILKGAENKTAALDFIAFASKPENQSKLPQYIAYGLPNTQAGRQVPVEYVADLPTAAENLKQAIPLNADFWIDNSEALTKQFNAWLAK
- a CDS encoding ABC transporter ATP-binding protein: MKPSIRFDAVSKAYGAVRVIDDLSLDIAKGEFVSLLGPSGSGKTTLLMILAGFEAPTAGSVWLDGRRIDRLPPYKRDMGVVFQNYALFPHMSIAENIAFPLQMRGVGKAEREERVTRALDMVQLSAQRDRHPAQLSGGQQQRVALARALVFEPAVVLMDEPLGALDKQLREQMQLDIRALHKRLDLTVVFVTHDQGEALTMSDRIAVFNRGKIEQIGSPRDIYDRPATRFVAEFIGETNLLDGTVETLAGPTAQVRLARGGMLTVPAHDGLTAGQPVLISVRPERIRLAGSDISLGNALPTRILDSVYQGDHLRVQLDGAAFDFVVKADRRDGDWNTDMPVTAVFPPEDCWVITP
- the trpA gene encoding tryptophan synthase subunit alpha, with translation MSRLDATFQRLKAENRAGLVTFITSGDPDYATSLALLKGLPAAGADIIELGMVFTDPMADGPVIQLANLRALAAGQTLRKTLAMVEDFRKTDTVTPIVLMGYYNPIHAMGVETFLDRAKAAGVDGLIVVDLPAEEDGELCLPSAKAGVDFVRLVTPTTDAHRLETVMKNTQGFVYYVSITGITGAGSATDQAISAAVERLRAATDLPIAVGFGIRSPAAAAAVARVADAAVVGSAIVQRLADSLVDGKATPDSVAQTLALVQDLANGVRTARKETVA
- a CDS encoding ABC transporter permease; amino-acid sequence: MLNALKLAFGGLAVLFLLAPLLAIMPLAFTSSVFLTYPLPGASLRWFDELLTADAWRRSIGNTLLISVGTALLSTGLGTLAALGLRGKLPLAGVFRTLFLLPMVVPAVVLGVGMQLLFARLGISNTYLGVIVAHTVVAVPFVLVSVSGALAGIDPRVERAALSLGAPPVTVFWRVTLPLAAPGVVSGAVLAFATSLDEVVLTLFVAGPNQRTLARQMFSTIRENISPAIAAAAFLFILGTLLLAALVLLLRRRTAARMKAAAPV
- a CDS encoding ABC transporter permease; the encoded protein is MNRADLSRHLTALALLAPLLGFLLAFFVWPLVQVLGESVSDHVIGRTLPVTVQAIAPWDRQSPPTELMKGALVQDLRQLTDKQAQGDLVRRLNSAQAGFRTLMMKTTRALEQADGPVVLTEIDPRWGEVPYWRAIADAAAPYTDRHMLAALDLTRDASGDLAAMPADSSAHRAILGRTFWVAGLVTLACLAIGLPYAMLAASVSGWKRQALLAAVLLPLWTSLLVRTAAWYILLQEQGLVNDLLRALHLIDGPVQLIFNRLGVVIAMTHVLLPFMVLPIYSVLLSVPKNLMPAAASLGAGPIRAFLRVLLPLSLRGVASGGLLVFMAAIGYYITPALIGGAKDQMISSVIAFYATGSANWNMAAALGLVLLTATLALYAVYGWLSADRTARG
- the trpB gene encoding tryptophan synthase subunit beta; this encodes MTRVLPNSYRTGPDADGHFGIFGGRYVAETLMPLILSVEKAYADAKADPEFKRLMDYYLADYVGRPSPLYFAERLTAKLGGAKIYFKRDELNHTGAHKINNCLGQVLLAKRMGRTRIIAETGAGQHGVATAAVSALFGLPCTVYMGAVDIERQQPNVFRMRLLGAEVKPVESGSRTLKDAMNEALRDWVTNVEDTFYVIGTAAGPHPYPAMVRDFQSVIGIETREQMMAKEGRLPDMLIAAIGGGSNAIGLFHPFLDDADVAMIGVEAAGHGIETGQHAASLTGGRPGVLHGNRTYLLQDEDGQIAEAHSISAGLDYPGIGPEHSYLHDIGRVQYHSVTDAEALDAFQMLSKLEGIIPALEPAHALAEVVKIAPTLPRDKIIVMNLCGRGDKDIFTVAKALGVSL
- the gabT gene encoding 4-aminobutyrate--2-oxoglutarate transaminase; translation: MTTNAALLARRLAAVPRGIAVATPVFADRADNAEIWDVEGNRYVDFGGGIAVLNTGHRHPRVMAAVAAQSERFTHTAFQVMAYEPYVELAEKLNARAPFSGPAKTAFFTTGAEALENAVKIARAATGRPGVVCFTGGFHGRTLMTMAMTGKVLPYKRHFGSLPGDVFHVPFPAPQNGVTVEESLKALRFLFAADIGPDRIAAIVLEPVQGEGGFLIAPTELLQALRALCDEHGILLISDEVQAGFARTGKLFGIEHSGVEPDLVTMAKSLAGGFPLSGVLGRAKYMDAPEAGGLGGTYGGNPLACAAALAVLDVIDEEKLCDRANVIGERILQRIADIQRRNDRVPLAHARGYGAMIGVDIVKAGTQEPDKETTQKVVQRALDLGLILLSCGTHGNVLRILVPLTVSDAVLAEGLDRFEAALAA
- a CDS encoding potassium transporter Kup, producing MAHGHATDGSKSALFKLALAAVGVVFGDIGTSPLYTLRECFTGHHALPLTEDNILGILSLIIWSITFVVTVKYVLFVMRIDNEGEGGVLALLALALRYVKKARYGAGTLVALGLFGAALFYGDSVITPAISVLSAMEGLKVATPVFDPFIVPFTLLVITGLFAIQSRGTEKVGTFFGPIVALWFIALALAGIYQIIGNPRVLLAINPAYAVKFFIHHGTYGFFTLGAVVLALTGAEALYADMGHFGRKPIVAAWLWFVMPALVLNYLGQGALLMDNPAALENPFYLAFPDWALYPMVLLATCASVIASQAVISGAFSITRAAMQLGYSPRMDVRHTSEQAIGQIYIPQVNWALYAIVVGLVIAFHSSSNLAAAYGIAVTGTMVITAALSYAIARHKWAWPRSLTLAVVVPFLVVDLAFLSANALKIADGGWFPLVMGGMLFVLMTTWKRGREIVAERLQEGTIPLASFFSRQSSSKTHRVAGTAVFMTANNQVVPYALLHNLKHNKVLHDRVILLTVSTENVPYVSERDRLVLQPLDQNFFRIQIRYGFAQDPNVPAVLQRCKEFGLPISMMETSFFLSRETLISTIRPGMATWREHLFISMAKNAVSATDFFKIPANRVVELGTQIEL